One segment of Candidatus Melainabacteria bacterium DNA contains the following:
- a CDS encoding 3-deoxy-D-manno-octulosonic acid transferase produces MFAYYIVMLAIAVLVGPFLLLKRRARYGMPQKLGIVPEAIKEKYKSPDGVKPIWFHAVSVGEFNAAWPLLKRLNDKHPQQTIVISSTTGAGHKLALERAASFADCIYFPYDLPWCTANWLDALRPKLVTIVETEIWPGFVNQCKERTIPITMINGRMSPRSFGSYYRFRTFFGPILRNFDAIGVQSTGESERYKKVAGDNLPLQVLGNIKFDGLKPISRSEQDELLNRLNLSPDDLVFIAGSTHEGEEAAVINAFKKLPEPKRKRLIIAPRHPERFDKVADIIRLAGFRPRRFSENEKFEQEGNVYLLDAIGHLAKFYSVATVAFVGGTLTPIGGHNIVEPLTYSVPVIAGPHLHKTKDVADALKAHNALIIVQDEKELAQQLELLFNDANLREQLGRHGNEWLKESQGAVERALTMIEKAAGLNSAVPETIQVETAQGERR; encoded by the coding sequence TTGTTCGCGTATTACATAGTGATGTTGGCAATAGCAGTGCTGGTCGGACCATTTCTGCTGCTCAAGCGCCGGGCTCGTTACGGAATGCCACAAAAGCTCGGCATTGTTCCTGAAGCGATCAAAGAAAAATACAAATCGCCCGATGGTGTAAAACCGATCTGGTTTCACGCCGTATCTGTCGGCGAATTTAATGCCGCCTGGCCACTGCTCAAGCGACTCAACGACAAACACCCTCAACAGACTATAGTCATCTCGTCTACGACGGGAGCAGGTCATAAACTGGCGCTGGAGCGAGCCGCTTCCTTTGCCGACTGCATCTATTTCCCCTATGACCTGCCCTGGTGCACCGCAAACTGGCTCGATGCGCTGCGCCCTAAATTAGTGACAATCGTCGAAACTGAAATTTGGCCTGGTTTCGTCAACCAATGCAAAGAAAGAACTATTCCGATCACAATGATCAACGGAAGGATGTCGCCACGTTCGTTCGGGTCATACTACAGGTTCAGAACCTTTTTTGGTCCGATACTGCGTAATTTTGATGCGATAGGGGTGCAATCGACCGGGGAATCAGAGCGATATAAAAAAGTAGCCGGCGATAACCTTCCACTTCAAGTTTTAGGCAACATAAAGTTCGATGGACTTAAGCCAATCAGCCGAAGCGAACAAGATGAACTTCTAAACCGGCTTAATCTCTCCCCCGACGATCTCGTTTTCATTGCCGGTTCCACACATGAAGGGGAGGAAGCAGCCGTCATCAACGCTTTCAAAAAGCTACCCGAGCCCAAACGAAAGCGATTGATCATTGCACCGCGCCATCCTGAAAGATTCGACAAAGTGGCAGACATCATTCGACTGGCCGGATTTCGCCCACGTCGTTTTTCAGAAAATGAAAAGTTTGAACAAGAAGGTAACGTCTATCTGCTTGACGCCATAGGTCATCTGGCAAAATTCTACTCTGTAGCAACGGTGGCATTTGTTGGCGGTACTCTAACTCCTATTGGCGGTCACAACATAGTTGAACCGCTGACATACTCGGTGCCTGTCATCGCTGGTCCTCATTTGCACAAAACAAAAGATGTTGCCGACGCCCTGAAGGCACACAACGCCTTGATCATTGTCCAGGACGAGAAAGAATTGGCCCAGCAACTAGAATTACTTTTCAACGACGCGAATTTACGTGAGCAACTTGGACGTCACGGCAATGAATGGTTGAAAGAAAGTCAGGGCGCTGTTGAGAGAGCTTTGACAATGATTGAAAAGGCAGCTGGATTGAATTCGGCTGTCCCTGAAACAATCCAGGTAGAAACCGCGCAAGGAGAAAGAAGATGA